Proteins encoded in a region of the Orcinus orca chromosome X, mOrcOrc1.1, whole genome shotgun sequence genome:
- the LOC101270685 gene encoding melanoma-associated antigen B2-like has translation MGTVGTYLPCQPPLSPPYRPGRAGWLWPKAHSTVLHRCLRGQAEQENRSPVGPRTVLSRTLQRRPWLKPGRNLPAEGAHSISLSFPQVPSFMPSCANSCLLALTFVIMCRGRKRKRRARRKRHRARRETQSLKGAQATEAAAAEAEAEAAAAPAAAAAVAPAAAPAEEIQESPTSPTSVSWGTPPISPAAGTRQEPQGTPATSSRDAGVSCPGSEEGAQSQDEKSESPSQAAPCTHSICRDPLNRKAGTLVLFLLEKYKANEPIPQAALLKAVKSKYEKHFPEILSRASEIMEVVFGLELKEVDPSSHSYAFISKLALPSEGSPSDESGLPTSGLLMILLGLIFKKGNRATEEEIWEFLNELGLYAGIRHSIFGEPTRLISKDFVQQKYLTYRQVPNRDPPCYEFLWGPRAHAETSKMKVLEFVAKISDTVPSAFPDLYEEALKDEEERAGVRAAARAAAVAAGRPLPGPRPAAPPTCSGGGRGQFGHFVLEESSQAPK, from the coding sequence ATGGGAACCGTGGGGACCTACCTCCCCTGCCAGCCCCCACTGTCACCCCCGTACCGCCCAGGCAGGGCTGGCTGGCTGTGGCCCAAGGCTCACTCTACCGTCCTCCACAGGTGTCTCAGGGGACAGGCTGAGCAGGAGAACAGGAGCCCTGTGGGTCCTCGAACAGTGCTCTCAAGGACCCTGCAGAGGCGGCCTTGGTTAAAGCCAGGGAGGAATCTCCCCGCTGAAGGTGCTCACAGCATCTCCTTGTCCTTCCCCCAGGTGCCCTCGTTCATGCCTTCCTGCGCAAACTCCTGTCTGCTGGCCCTGACCTTTGTCATCATGTGTCGAGGCCGTAAGAGAAAGCGCCGTGCCCGCAGGAAACGCCACCGGGCCCGGCgggagactcagagtctcaaggGTGCCCAGGCCactgaggcggcggcggcggaggcggaggcggaggcggcggcggcgccggcggcagcagcagcagtggcgcCAGCAGCGGCGCCGGCAGAAGAGATACAAGAGTCGCCCACCTCCCCAACTTCTGTTTCTTGGGGTACTCCCCCGATCTCCCCTGCTGCTGGCACTCGCCAGGAGCCTCAGGGAACCCCGGCCACTAGCTCTCGTGATGCAGGGGTTTCATGCCCAGGATCTGAAGAGGGTGCCCAGAGCCaagatgagaaaagtgaaagTCCCTCGCAGGCAGCACCTTGCACTCACAGCATATGCAGAGATCCTCTGAACAGGAAGGCCGGGACGTTGGTGCTGTTCCTGCTGGAGAAGTACAAGGCGAACGAGCCCATCCCGCAGGCAGCACTGCTGAAGGCTGTCAAAAGCAAGTACGAGAAGCACTTCCCTGAGATCCTCAGCAGAGCCTCTGAGATCATGGAGGTGGTCTTTGGCCTAGAGCTGAAGGAAGTCGACCCCAGCAGTCACTCCTATGCCTTCATCAGCAAGCTGGCCCTCCCCAGCGAGGGAAGTCCAAGTGATGAGTCGGGGCTGCCCACGTCTGGTCTCCTGATGATTCTTCTGGGCCTCATCTTCAAGAAGGGCAACCGTGCCACCGAGGAGGAGATCTGGGAATTCCTCAATGAGTTGGGTTTGTATGCTGGGATAAGGCACTCCATCTTTGGGGAGCCTACGAGGCTCATCAGCAAAGATTTCGTGCAGCAGAAGTACCTGACGTACCGCCAGGTGCCCAACAGGGATCCTCCATGCTATGAGTTCCTGTGGGGCCCGAGAGCCCACGCTGAAACCAGCAAGATGAAAGTGCTGGAGTTTGTGGCCAAGATCAGTGATACAGTCCCCAGTGCCTTCCCAGATCTCTATGAGGAGGCTCtgaaagatgaggaagagagagCAGGAGTGAGAGCCGCGGCCAGGGCTGCAGCTGTTGCTGCGGGcagaccccttccagggccaaGGCCCGCAGCTCCTCCCACATGTAGCGGGGGAGGCCGCGGGCAGTTTGGTCACTTTGTTTTGGAAGAGAGCAGTCAGGCTCCTAAATAG